One segment of Panicum virgatum strain AP13 chromosome 1K, P.virgatum_v5, whole genome shotgun sequence DNA contains the following:
- the LOC120705394 gene encoding uncharacterized protein LOC120705394 produces MLVPAPSAAPALSSLDSLSSRYLLLLPAHFLPPGGARPPLRRGDLAIRNGGGPRTYPGGVSKWQWKRMQAKKARQLLKARLARERQLYEMRKRTELRDAVAHLERPWDPDSAADASAVAPNLLSVAAEDQLRALADRFHRPGGVDLWNDRDGPRVFASPATGAASARFFPKNAVHSVQPYALAGDGGEASAPRARGNAADMLLLGRGDGGAQGVRQNATEDEAYRTGDNEPAVELMERDGTWEPVDGSDDDDDSIPGYWSSHDAIDVVPSESEDTGDARSRRAPRATMHVRNGRNNGVTRWEAAGAMAAASDDDRDWSGNAFFSDSERAREGHGGQRWQQASSSASTRKRAGGSRHALNTTASSRVGQKGRAGASSLSDSEVIHGGSDRKWRPGSRDGNKNGTGRWNAPRQDRNGEEFNSNSDSARGGEMEPRWGASKLNGRENFRGRSKPKYGTNTSDGDAPGRHKRANYGDEHQSSSNGRNRLASNFAEDLETPTWKPRRINRARNNNGDGRDDIASGRFRRGNNARRSQENPRSTNREDGPTMNRNGQRFREDYSLRPTSELHGSWREMGSDEL; encoded by the coding sequence atGCTGGTCCCcgcgccgtcggcggcgccggcgctctCCTCCCTTGACTCCCTGTCGTCCCgctacctcctcctcctccccgcccaCTTCCTCCcgcccggcggcgcccgccccccgctccgccgcggcgaCCTCGCCATCCGCAACGGCGGCGGGCCGCGCACCTACCCCGGCGGCGTGTCCAAGTGGCAGTGGAAGCGGATGCAGGCCAAGAAGGCCCGGCAGCTCCTCAAGGCGCGCCTCGCCCGCGAGCGCCAGCTCTACGAGATGCGGAAGCGCACCGAGCTCCGCGACGCCGTCGCGCACCTCGAGCGGCCCTGGGACCCCGactccgccgccgacgcgtccGCCGTGGCGCCCAACCTGCTCTCCGTCGCGGCCGAAGACCAGCTCAGGGCGCTCGCCGACCGGTTCCACCGCCCCGGCGGCGTCGACCTCTGGAACGACCGCGACGGGCCCCGGGTCTTCGCGTCCCCGGCCACCGGCGCGGCCTCGGCCAGGTTCTTCCCCAAGAACGCCGTCCACAGCGTGCAGCCctacgcgctcgccggcgatggcggagaGGCGAGCGCGCCGCGTGCCCGCGGGAACGCCGCGGACATGCTGCTGCTTGGGCGTGGAGACGGCGGCGCGCAAGGTGTTCGTCAGAATGCTACCGAGGATGAAGCGTATCGTACTGGTGACAACGAGCCAGCAGTTGAACTCATGGAAAGGGATGGGACCTGGGAGCCAGTGGAtggctcggacgatgatgatgacagcATTCCTGGCTACTGGAGTTCGCATGACGCCATCGACGTTGTTCCCTCAGAATCGGAGGACACGGGAGATGCCCGTTCTAGGCGTGCGCCACGGGCAACGATGCACGTGCGAAATGGAAGGAACAATGGCGTCACAAGATGGGAAGCGGCAGGCGCCATGGCTGCTGCCAGTGATGACGACAGAGATTGGAGTGGTAATGCTTTCTTCTCGGACTCGGAACGAGCAAGGGAAGGCCATGGTGGGCAACGATGGCAGCAAGCAAGTAGTAGTGCAAGCACAAGAAAGCGCGCTGGCGGGAGCCGGCATGCCTTGAATACTACAGCAAGTAGTCGCGTTGGCCAGAAGGGACGTGCAGGTGCTAGTTCCCTCTCTGACTCTGAGGTGATCCATGGTGGTTCTGATCGAAAATGGAGACCAGGGAGCAGAGATGGCAATAAGAATGGCACCGGGAGGTGGAATGCTCCTAGGCAGGATCGGAACGGTGAGGAGTTCAACTCAAATTCAGATAGTGCAAGAGGCGGTGAAATGGAACCAAGATGGGGAGCAAGTAAGTTGAATGGAAGAGAGAACTTTAGAGGAAGATCCAAACCGAAATACGGTACCAATACCAGTGACGGGGATGCACCGGGGAGACACAAGAGGGCCAACTATGGGGATGAGCACCAAAGCAGCAGCAATGGAAGAAATCGACTTGCTAGTAACTTTGCTGAGGATTTGGAGACGCCAACATGGAAACCAAGAAGAATAAACCGGGCTAGGAACAACAACGGCGATGGAAGAGACGACATCGCTAGTGGGAGATTTAGGAGAGGCAACAATGCGAGACGGTCGCAGGAGAATCCTAGGAGCACCAACAGGGAGGATGGACCTACGATGAACAGGAATGGACAACGGTTCAGAGAGGACTACTCACTACGGCCAACATCAGAATTGCACGGTTCTTGGAGGGAGATGGGATCGGATGAACTGTAG